From Pseudoleptotrichia goodfellowii, a single genomic window includes:
- a CDS encoding peptidylprolyl isomerase encodes MSVRKHKNIIKGISIALIIAFALSMVYAGWNFLKNNVFIERKKVIAEVNGEKIYADDMEKSYADLSSRLDSIVAQRKQQIAQLGGNPDNFKSLPEELLREYLLKGLIDQKLLLSSAKDLKVKVSSADIDKIVENDQKQAGGKENFIRLLGTNGYNLTTYKEFIRDKMLLEKVAEKIESSSKISDEELKKAYERYKYFNFQDQTFEEAKPQLIETLNGDNEQMLISSYLVKAWKNAKIKIKNDDVKKIDYKKMYENITKTIVEKDGYKFEGGSLNEKIITMFVNSENGYSEALREEAKKSLESDLNKLIEIAKKAKAAGIKASPEAAGIQELNDYAKKYYSYLIDTYKPTEQAMLERFNSKRETYNIQNTIAGQVVGDYFQPSKADFDEVKKKAEELIKTVNVENFGQKAKELSQDPGSKDNGGQLGVIDLSGMVPEFAEAVKKAEKGKIVGPVKTQFGYHIIYVEDKDSSNSDKAKVSHILLTPSVSEATKQELIKKMKTLKDELTAKKVTWQQVNTQDKYKFEIKEQFKKLTKSQPIPGVGKYDSELSNKLFASKVGDIIEHQTEYGYFLLSKISEVPFKEVTFDSVKERIRLELAFEHVNEEIEK; translated from the coding sequence ATGTCAGTAAGAAAACACAAAAATATTATTAAAGGGATATCAATCGCTTTAATTATAGCATTTGCACTTTCAATGGTATATGCAGGATGGAATTTCCTGAAAAATAATGTGTTCATTGAAAGAAAAAAAGTGATAGCCGAAGTAAACGGAGAAAAAATTTATGCAGATGATATGGAAAAGAGTTATGCGGATCTCAGTTCAAGACTTGATTCCATAGTTGCACAAAGAAAACAGCAAATAGCTCAGTTAGGAGGAAATCCTGATAATTTTAAATCATTACCTGAAGAACTGTTGAGAGAGTATCTTTTAAAAGGATTGATTGATCAGAAACTTCTTTTGTCCTCAGCTAAAGATTTGAAGGTAAAAGTGAGTTCAGCGGATATTGATAAAATAGTCGAAAACGACCAAAAACAGGCAGGCGGAAAAGAAAATTTTATTAGACTTTTAGGTACGAACGGTTATAATTTGACTACTTATAAAGAATTTATAAGAGATAAAATGTTACTTGAAAAAGTAGCGGAAAAGATAGAAAGTTCTTCAAAAATAAGTGATGAAGAATTGAAAAAAGCATACGAAAGATATAAATACTTCAATTTTCAGGATCAGACATTTGAAGAAGCAAAACCTCAGTTAATTGAAACTTTAAACGGTGACAATGAACAGATGCTTATAAGTTCTTATTTAGTAAAAGCGTGGAAAAATGCCAAAATAAAAATAAAAAATGATGATGTGAAAAAAATAGATTATAAAAAAATGTACGAAAATATAACTAAAACTATAGTTGAAAAAGACGGATATAAATTTGAAGGCGGCTCTTTAAACGAAAAAATAATTACAATGTTTGTAAATTCCGAAAACGGATACAGCGAAGCTTTAAGAGAAGAGGCTAAAAAATCTTTGGAATCCGATTTGAATAAATTGATAGAGATAGCTAAAAAAGCTAAAGCTGCAGGAATAAAAGCTTCTCCTGAAGCTGCGGGGATACAGGAATTGAATGATTATGCAAAAAAATACTACAGTTATTTAATAGATACTTATAAACCTACTGAACAGGCGATGCTTGAAAGATTTAATTCTAAAAGAGAAACTTATAATATACAGAATACAATTGCAGGACAGGTTGTAGGAGATTATTTCCAACCTTCAAAAGCTGATTTTGACGAAGTTAAAAAGAAAGCGGAAGAATTGATTAAAACAGTAAATGTTGAAAACTTCGGACAAAAAGCCAAAGAATTAAGTCAGGATCCGGGATCCAAAGATAACGGAGGACAACTGGGAGTCATTGATTTATCGGGAATGGTTCCGGAATTTGCCGAAGCTGTTAAAAAAGCCGAAAAAGGTAAAATAGTAGGGCCTGTAAAAACACAGTTCGGATATCATATTATTTATGTTGAAGATAAAGATTCTTCAAACAGCGATAAAGCAAAAGTAAGTCATATATTACTTACACCTTCTGTATCCGAAGCTACAAAACAGGAACTTATAAAGAAAATGAAAACTTTAAAAGATGAACTTACAGCTAAAAAAGTTACTTGGCAGCAAGTAAATACTCAGGATAAGTATAAATTTGAAATAAAGGAACAGTTTAAAAAATTGACTAAATCTCAGCCAATTCCGGGAGTAGGAAAATATGACTCGGAATTAAGTAATAAACTGTTTGCTTCAAAAGTCGGAGATATAATCGAACATCAAACTGAATACGGTTATTTCCTTTTGAGTAAAATATCCGAAGTGCCGTTTAAAGAAGTTACATTTGACAGTGTAAAGGAAAGAATAAGACTTGAACTTGCTTTTGAGCATGTAAATGAAGAAATTGAAAAATAG
- the eno gene encoding phosphopyruvate hydratase, with product MTRIEDIYAREILDSRGNPTVEVEVFLEGGAMGRASVPSGASTGEHEAVELRDGDKSRYLGKGVLKAVENVNTVLAENLIGMDALDQVAIDKAMIELDGTPNKGKLGANAILGVSLAVAKAAANQLGIPLYRYLGGVNAKELPVPMMNILNGGSHADSAVDVQEFMVQPVGAKTYKEALRMGAEIFHHLGKLLKANGDSTNVGNEGGYAPSNINGTEGALDIISKAVEAAGYKLGEEITFAMDAASSEFATKEGDKYVYTFKREGGVVRTSEEMVEWYAGLCAKYPIISIEDGLAEDDWAGFKLLTEKLGKKVQLVGDDLFVTNTERLSRGIKEGIANSILIKVNQIGTLTETLDAIEMAKKAGYTAVVSHRSGETEDDTIADIAVATNAGQIKTGSASRTDRMAKYNQLLRIEDDLAEEAVYEGKAAFYNIYK from the coding sequence ATGACTAGAATTGAAGATATCTATGCAAGAGAGATACTTGATTCAAGAGGAAATCCGACTGTTGAAGTGGAAGTTTTCTTGGAAGGCGGAGCTATGGGGAGAGCGTCTGTACCGTCAGGGGCATCTACAGGAGAACACGAAGCAGTTGAATTAAGAGACGGTGACAAATCCAGATATTTGGGAAAAGGTGTTTTAAAAGCAGTTGAAAACGTAAATACTGTTTTGGCTGAAAATCTAATCGGAATGGATGCTTTGGATCAGGTTGCTATTGACAAAGCTATGATAGAATTAGACGGAACACCTAATAAAGGAAAATTAGGAGCAAATGCAATTTTAGGAGTTTCATTGGCAGTGGCTAAAGCGGCAGCTAACCAATTAGGAATACCTTTGTACAGATATTTGGGAGGAGTTAATGCAAAAGAATTACCTGTTCCTATGATGAATATTTTAAACGGAGGATCTCATGCCGATTCTGCAGTAGATGTTCAGGAATTTATGGTACAGCCTGTAGGAGCTAAAACTTATAAAGAAGCATTGAGAATGGGAGCGGAAATATTCCATCACTTAGGAAAATTATTAAAAGCTAACGGAGATTCTACAAACGTAGGAAATGAAGGAGGGTATGCACCTTCAAATATTAATGGAACAGAAGGAGCATTGGATATTATTTCTAAAGCTGTAGAAGCTGCAGGATACAAATTGGGAGAAGAAATCACATTCGCAATGGATGCTGCATCTTCTGAATTTGCTACAAAAGAAGGAGATAAATATGTATATACATTCAAAAGAGAAGGCGGAGTAGTAAGAACTTCTGAAGAAATGGTTGAATGGTATGCAGGATTATGTGCTAAATATCCTATTATCTCTATTGAAGACGGTTTGGCAGAAGATGACTGGGCAGGATTCAAATTATTAACTGAAAAATTAGGTAAAAAAGTACAATTGGTAGGAGACGATTTATTCGTTACAAATACCGAAAGACTTTCAAGAGGTATTAAAGAAGGAATAGCAAACTCAATATTAATAAAAGTTAACCAAATAGGTACTTTAACAGAAACATTGGATGCTATAGAAATGGCTAAAAAAGCAGGATATACTGCGGTAGTATCTCACAGATCGGGAGAAACTGAAGATGATACTATAGCTGATATAGCAGTTGCTACAAATGCAGGACAAATTAAAACAGGATCTGCTTCAAGAACAGACAGAATGGCTAAATACAATCAATTATTAAGAATTGAAGACGATTTGGCTGAAGAAGCTGTTTATGAAGGAAAAGCAGCATTCTATAACATTTACAAATAG
- the tpx gene encoding thiol peroxidase — translation MTERKNVVTFKGTPITLLGEEVKVGDKAKDFTVLANDLKEVKLSDYKGKVVIISVFPSVDTGVCALQTTRFNQEAAKFPEDIQLLTVSADLPFALGRFCADKGIENALTTSDHKELDFGLKYGFVIKELRLLARGTVIVDKEGNVKYVEYVSEIGEHPDYDKALEVAKSLV, via the coding sequence ATGACAGAAAGAAAAAATGTTGTTACATTTAAAGGAACTCCGATTACATTATTGGGGGAAGAAGTAAAAGTAGGAGATAAAGCAAAAGATTTTACAGTTTTGGCAAATGATTTGAAAGAAGTTAAATTGAGTGACTATAAAGGAAAAGTAGTTATAATTTCAGTGTTTCCTTCTGTAGATACAGGAGTTTGTGCTTTACAGACTACAAGATTTAATCAGGAAGCGGCTAAATTTCCTGAAGATATTCAGTTATTGACAGTTTCGGCTGACTTGCCTTTCGCTTTAGGAAGATTTTGTGCGGATAAAGGGATAGAAAATGCATTAACGACATCTGATCATAAAGAACTGGATTTTGGATTGAAATACGGCTTTGTTATAAAAGAATTAAGACTTCTTGCGAGAGGAACTGTAATTGTTGATAAAGAAGGAAATGTAAAATATGTGGAATATGTTTCCGAAATAGGAGAACATCCTGATTATGATAAAGCTCTTGAAGTAGCAAAATCATTAGTTTAG
- a CDS encoding S1C family serine protease, with the protein MKKNKAFIILLLSIILSCSKPAEQKKDVSQNNSQNNTVSQKEVEKSNKNALETQGAFINVYKEAKDSIVNIRTKKTITVNTYNPLEELLFGSSGGQEKRESGSLGSGFVVSEDGYIVTNNHVVNNADEIYVKFTDGREYLTKLVGTSPEVDIAILKIESSEKFKPLEFADSDKIQIGQWSIAFGNPLGLNDSMTVGIISAAGRSSLGIEEIENFIQTDAAINQGNSGGPLVDINGKVIGVNTAILSTSGGSVGLGFAIPSNLVSVVKDSIISTGKFERPYVGLYLDNLDSQKVKNLNIKSGNGVYIAQVVPGSPAEKAGLKANDVIIRVNDKPINSAGSFIGELAAKKIGQTVNLQIIRNSQTMNVNVTLESSPKIQQR; encoded by the coding sequence ATGAAAAAAAATAAAGCATTTATTATATTATTGTTATCAATAATTTTAAGCTGTTCAAAGCCTGCAGAACAAAAAAAGGATGTTTCTCAGAATAACAGTCAAAACAACACTGTTTCCCAAAAGGAAGTTGAAAAAAGTAATAAAAATGCATTGGAAACTCAAGGGGCATTTATAAATGTATACAAAGAAGCTAAAGATTCTATTGTTAATATAAGAACAAAAAAAACGATTACAGTAAATACTTACAATCCCCTAGAAGAACTGCTTTTCGGGAGTTCCGGAGGACAGGAAAAGAGAGAATCGGGTTCTTTAGGATCAGGATTTGTCGTATCCGAAGACGGTTATATAGTTACAAATAACCATGTAGTCAATAATGCCGACGAAATTTATGTGAAGTTTACCGACGGAAGAGAATATCTTACAAAACTCGTAGGAACTTCTCCCGAAGTGGACATTGCCATATTAAAAATAGAATCCAGCGAAAAATTTAAGCCTTTGGAATTTGCCGATTCAGATAAAATACAAATCGGTCAATGGTCAATAGCTTTCGGTAATCCTTTAGGATTAAACGATTCTATGACTGTAGGAATAATAAGTGCAGCAGGAAGAAGTTCTTTAGGAATAGAAGAAATAGAAAACTTTATACAGACAGATGCTGCGATTAATCAGGGAAATAGCGGAGGTCCTCTGGTTGACATTAACGGAAAAGTTATAGGTGTAAATACAGCCATACTCTCGACTTCAGGAGGAAGTGTAGGTCTCGGATTTGCAATACCTTCCAACCTTGTTTCCGTTGTAAAAGACTCTATAATTTCCACAGGAAAATTTGAAAGACCTTATGTCGGACTTTACTTGGATAATCTTGACAGCCAGAAAGTAAAAAATCTGAATATTAAATCAGGAAACGGAGTTTACATAGCTCAGGTTGTTCCAGGTTCACCTGCGGAAAAAGCAGGATTAAAAGCTAATGATGTAATAATCAGAGTTAATGATAAACCTATAAATTCTGCCGGTTCTTTTATAGGTGAATTGGCGGCTAAAAAAATAGGACAAACTGTAAATTTACAAATAATAAGAAATTCTCAAACTATGAATGTAAATGTTACTTTGGAATCTTCCCCTAAAATACAGCAAAGATAA
- a CDS encoding KdsC family phosphatase: MIKLILLDVDGTLTDGGIYRGNKGEELKKFNVKDGYIIVNSQKVGIDFGIITGRESELVKIRSEELKIKYLYQGISEKTLILEEIMEKTLLKKDEIAYMGDDLNDLNIMKKVGLKGAPQDAVPEVKEVADFVSSKNGGDGAVREFTEFILKKDGIWEKFLKNLK, from the coding sequence ATGATAAAATTGATTTTGCTGGATGTTGACGGTACGTTGACTGACGGAGGAATATACCGTGGAAATAAAGGAGAAGAACTGAAAAAGTTCAATGTAAAAGACGGATATATCATTGTTAATTCACAAAAAGTCGGTATAGATTTCGGGATAATAACCGGTAGAGAATCCGAACTTGTAAAAATAAGATCCGAAGAACTGAAAATAAAATATTTGTACCAGGGAATCTCGGAGAAAACTCTTATTTTGGAAGAAATAATGGAAAAAACTCTTTTGAAAAAAGACGAGATTGCTTATATGGGAGATGATCTGAATGATCTCAATATAATGAAAAAAGTCGGATTAAAAGGGGCTCCTCAGGATGCCGTACCGGAAGTAAAAGAAGTGGCTGATTTTGTATCTTCAAAAAACGGAGGAGACGGAGCAGTCAGAGAATTTACGGAGTTTATATTGAAAAAAGACGGAATTTGGGAAAAATTTCTGAAAAATTTAAAATAA
- a CDS encoding DegV family protein, which yields MGIKYLDAKRLRVILMGGGKWVIKHEDILNELNVYPVPDGDTGSNMAMTLNSMVTELENNTNEKTSMEDLIGVVEEAVLMGARGNSGTILSQVITGFLKGIGNKIKLLPADVAQAFESAKKTAYGAVSEPVEGTMLTVIRKIADKAMEIAPSMDDLVIFLKEITEEANRAVEETPELLPKLKEAGVVDAGGKGLFFLFEGFYKVATELNLLAELQKAQVKENEFDKTIANIDHDPESIKFQYCTEYIILNGDFDVEEYKRRVLELGDSAVFAQTSKKFKTHIHTNHPGKAFEIALEYGPLEKMKVENMKLQHDNLQIFSEKDEAKIFKNNKINKTENAYIILADSENLKDEFLKEGADVVILGGQSKNPSVQEILSAIDKVEKTNVYVLPNNKNVITTAKMAAEKSGKNTIVYETKTMLEGYYCLKNRQDGIEEIKNNAKRNYSIEITKAVRDTKVDELTIEKDNYIGLVNGKIKYTNSSLKELTEEILNSLITPNTVKVVAVEGNTKDEEVKQFILDKLGNIKVTYINGNQENYYYYIYIENKDPNMPEIAILTDSVSDLSKEDIEGLPVKIVPLKIDINGEIFKDGEEISKTEFWKDMTEKELEIKTSQPSPQEFLNAYNRLFEKGYKKIISIHPSAKFSGTLQAARVGRSLTNRENDIELIDSMGASLLEGFLVIEAAKKSIKRESYGEIINWVNSFKNKGKLLIVVPDLKYLEKGGRIGKASSVIAGAFQLKPILTVSQGEITVEKKVLGERNAQKYIEKYVKDESKKQSLIVFTGWGGGPNELESIVKIHSEIGESSRISFPILNRQVGAVIGAHAGPVYGVFVFPRLS from the coding sequence ATGGGAATAAAGTATTTAGATGCCAAAAGACTTAGAGTAATTTTAATGGGCGGCGGAAAATGGGTAATAAAACATGAAGATATATTAAATGAATTGAATGTTTATCCTGTCCCTGACGGAGATACCGGAAGTAATATGGCAATGACTTTAAATTCAATGGTAACCGAATTGGAAAACAACACAAACGAAAAAACTTCCATGGAAGATTTGATAGGCGTAGTGGAAGAAGCTGTATTAATGGGAGCAAGAGGAAATTCGGGAACTATACTTTCTCAAGTTATTACAGGTTTTCTTAAAGGAATCGGAAATAAAATAAAATTACTTCCTGCCGATGTTGCTCAGGCTTTTGAAAGTGCAAAGAAAACAGCATACGGGGCAGTAAGTGAACCTGTAGAAGGAACTATGCTCACGGTTATAAGAAAAATAGCTGATAAAGCTATGGAAATAGCTCCTTCTATGGATGATTTGGTAATATTTCTGAAGGAAATTACGGAAGAAGCTAATCGTGCAGTGGAAGAAACACCTGAATTGCTTCCTAAATTAAAAGAAGCGGGAGTTGTAGATGCCGGAGGAAAAGGATTGTTCTTTTTGTTTGAGGGATTTTATAAAGTTGCGACAGAATTGAATCTGCTTGCAGAATTGCAAAAAGCTCAAGTTAAAGAAAATGAATTTGATAAAACCATAGCAAATATAGATCACGATCCTGAAAGTATAAAGTTCCAGTATTGTACTGAATATATAATACTGAACGGAGATTTTGATGTGGAGGAATATAAAAGAAGAGTTTTGGAATTGGGAGATTCAGCGGTTTTTGCTCAAACATCCAAAAAATTCAAAACTCACATACATACAAACCATCCGGGAAAAGCTTTTGAAATAGCCCTTGAATACGGTCCGCTTGAAAAAATGAAAGTGGAAAATATGAAATTGCAACATGACAATTTACAAATTTTCAGTGAAAAAGACGAAGCGAAAATATTTAAGAACAACAAAATAAATAAAACCGAAAATGCTTATATTATACTTGCAGATTCGGAAAACCTGAAAGACGAATTTTTAAAAGAAGGAGCCGATGTTGTTATTCTCGGAGGTCAAAGCAAAAACCCGAGCGTACAGGAAATTCTGTCGGCAATAGATAAAGTTGAAAAGACAAACGTTTACGTACTTCCTAACAATAAAAACGTTATAACTACTGCAAAAATGGCAGCAGAAAAATCAGGGAAAAATACAATAGTTTATGAAACTAAAACAATGCTTGAAGGTTACTACTGTTTAAAAAACAGGCAGGACGGGATAGAAGAAATTAAAAATAATGCTAAAAGAAATTATTCGATTGAAATTACTAAAGCTGTCAGAGATACTAAAGTAGATGAACTTACAATAGAAAAAGACAATTATATAGGTCTTGTAAACGGAAAAATTAAGTATACAAATTCTTCGTTGAAAGAATTAACAGAAGAAATATTAAATTCTCTCATAACTCCGAATACAGTAAAAGTAGTAGCAGTAGAGGGAAATACCAAAGACGAAGAAGTAAAACAGTTTATATTGGATAAATTAGGCAACATAAAGGTTACTTACATCAACGGAAATCAGGAAAATTATTATTATTATATTTATATTGAAAATAAAGATCCTAATATGCCTGAAATTGCTATATTGACAGACTCGGTATCGGATCTGTCTAAGGAGGATATAGAAGGACTGCCTGTTAAAATAGTTCCTTTAAAAATCGATATAAACGGAGAAATATTTAAAGACGGGGAGGAAATTTCGAAAACTGAATTTTGGAAAGATATGACTGAAAAAGAATTGGAAATAAAAACTTCCCAACCTTCTCCACAGGAATTTTTAAATGCTTATAACAGATTGTTTGAAAAGGGATACAAAAAAATAATTTCCATACATCCGTCGGCTAAATTCAGCGGTACTCTTCAAGCAGCAAGAGTGGGAAGATCTCTTACCAACAGAGAAAATGATATAGAGCTTATAGACAGTATGGGAGCTTCTCTACTTGAAGGATTTTTAGTTATAGAAGCTGCTAAAAAATCCATAAAAAGAGAAAGTTACGGAGAAATAATAAATTGGGTAAATTCTTTCAAAAATAAAGGAAAATTGTTGATTGTAGTTCCGGATCTTAAATATCTTGAAAAAGGCGGAAGAATAGGAAAAGCAAGTTCCGTTATAGCGGGAGCCTTCCAGCTTAAACCTATATTAACGGTAAGTCAGGGAGAAATAACAGTAGAGAAAAAAGTACTTGGAGAAAGAAATGCTCAAAAATATATTGAAAAATATGTAAAAGATGAAAGTAAGAAACAAAGTCTTATAGTGTTTACAGGTTGGGGAGGAGGTCCGAATGAACTTGAAAGTATAGTGAAAATTCATTCGGAAATAGGAGAAAGTTCAAGAATAAGTTTCCCTATACTTAACAGACAGGTCGGAGCTGTAATAGGAGCTCACGCAGGTCCTGTTTACGGAGTATTTGTATTTCCAAGATTAAGTTAA